Within Fusarium fujikuroi IMI 58289 draft genome, chromosome FFUJ_chr08, the genomic segment TGCGAAATTGGGAAATTGGGGGATTTGGTTTGTGAACATGTCATCGATGATCGACTTACTCAGCACTTGCTTTCCCGTGCGTGAGTCTATACCGTTATTAAGTAACATCGCCAAGAGTTCTGCGATTGGGATTGAAGTTTTAGCACTCTCCTCGCCAATACTACTTCTGTAATCAACATGAAAAAGATAGGTACTTACTTGCATACTCTTGCGGTGTGGCAAACAAGCCGCCACCGCCGCTATGTTCAACCGCAGCCACTGCCTCAGCCGAGTTCAGATCGACTTCAGCGTTAGCCTTGAATGGGCTATCCCGAACTAAAAGGTTTCCGTTGGAGTCTCGCTGGTGCATGGAGGCTAGGCGACCGCGCATTGACTGGCTTGGAACGAAAGAAATATCCTTTATGCCTAGCGGCCCGAATACGTGCTTATCCAGGTACCCACCAAGGGCCAAGCCACTCGCTCGCTCGAGGGCGATGGCGGCTACATCAATTCCAGACTGACAACAAGTTAGAGATAGTTAGAGCTGCAGAAACAAGACTTACGCCATATGCAAAGTCCTCTCCAGGGTTGAAAGCAAGCGGCATCTTGAGAAATGGAAATTGAGGAGATGCCTCGTCACTCCCAATCTCCTCAGcataaggaagaagaagtttgttGAATATACTATATCCGAAACCCGATGTATGGGTTAGAAGCATTCTCAGCGTAATTCTGCTCGTTTTAGGGGCAAGTGTGCCGTCTGATTGTGCGACCTGGATATCCTTTAGCTCGGGTATCAGGCTCTCGAGTTGatcagcatcgtcaagattgagacCTCCATGCTCTACAAGATGCATAATGGCAATACCAGTAACCATCTTGGTAGAAGAGGCGAGCCAGAAGACATTATCGACCGTCATTGGCTCCGACGAGTCGAGCCCTCGCTTGCCCGCCGCATGGGAGAAGAGCTCGCCATTCCGCCCAACAacgacaacagcaacaccgGGAATCCCTTTGGGGTCATTCACCGACTTATCAATAACGGACTCTAGTTGAGTAACGGTTTGAGTTGCCAAAGCCATATTGTAAGCCAAGTGAAATCAAGCAATCTgttagtattttattaattgaAGAAAGTGATCAAGTCAAGTGGCTCAATACTTGCCAGGAATACCTGGATCAAGTGCTCTTAAATGGCAAGACCGGCGCGCCGGCTATGCAAGCCAATCCGTGCCGAAACACGGCTCTATCGGCTATTTATACCCTTCCTCGGGGCTTTCTGAGGGAACTCTAGATACTAATTTAGATAGTTACCGAGGTAAATTGATGCCCTATCTCATCTAATGCTTTGCGGGGATAAAGTTGCGGGGGAGTGCAGGGTAGTGTTGAACTAGGAAACCTAATTCATAAAATGCAGGGAGTACAGAGACCAATGTAGCTCACTCCACATTCGTATCTAAGGTGTATATATACCTTGTTGGTGGGCCTTGAGACAAGTGTCGAATATCGGCGAGGCTGACACATAATACGTAAGGGACGGTCTGTTATCGATATGCGGCTTATCCTCTGTCCTTGCTGAGTGGCTGTGTCTAGATGTGAACTTGGATAGGAAGCAGAGGCCGACAGACTCCTATGTTCCAGTT encodes:
- a CDS encoding related beta-lactamase; translated protein: MALATQTVTQLESVIDKSVNDPKGIPGVAVVVVGRNGELFSHAAGKRGLDSSEPMTVDNVFWLASSTKMVTGIAIMHLVEHGGLNLDDADQLESLIPELKDIQVAQSDGTLAPKTSRITLRMLLTHTSGFGYSIFNKLLLPYAEEIGSDEASPQFPFLKMPLAFNPGEDFAYGSGIDVAAIALERASGLALGGYLDKHVFGPLGIKDISFVPSQSMRGRLASMHQRDSNGNLLVRDSPFKANAEVDLNSAEAVAAVEHSGGGGLFATPQEYANSRTGKQVLSKSIIDDMFTNQIPQFPNFARAGLQSARPDLTHEIPEFYPVPGNPPQGWGLTFLMSNGGATGRSTKTGHWAGLPNVWWWCDPETGVAGIVATQILPFGDPKVLELWGTVEAVVTAAMKD